The Leishmania braziliensis MHOM/BR/75/M2904 complete genome, chromosome 9 genome includes a window with the following:
- a CDS encoding putative integral membrane transport protein: protein MTSLAPSVTETPLHSEQDEDTLNVVGHHPGDTGRNNTYVATPLLPPPLMASTMASSGGASNLSDLTDHRVIVGAEMCVTMSPPLPHHLHHTRANSSVRTQPCSNSVASTAAASVHPSAGSWQEHYFHPATLWSTFVDYWSVIWRLGLYVALVTALRANRKLLISFAGIRAAMTDAQVSYLMGFSFVFDALLFPLGGLMMDLLGRQFAMIPTVVGLSIVFMFLPLCRTEGQLYIAASAFGIVDALGCGIIMTLTADRAPSRYGAPFFGIMRTVQDVGHLIGARGVSSLMRYSGFNVCCWVLTAVGFFSAMWGVYGVPSDTETLPEAPRLEQAAAVAHEWRLRKAYFYSQSSEEITSLTAVSGTATPPTMTYGTTSIPHLRR, encoded by the coding sequence ATGACAAGCCTCGCGCCGTCTGTGACAGAGACTCCGTTGCACTCAGAACAAGACGAAGACACATTGAACGTCGTCGGGCACCACCCGGGCGACACTGGCAGGAACAACACATACGTAGcgacgccactgctgccgcctccgctgaTGGCATCCACCATGGCAAGCAGCGGGGGCGCGAGTAACTTGTCGGACTTGACGGACCACCGCGTCATCGTCGGCGCCGAGATGTGCGTCACCATGTCACCCCCgctccctcaccacctccatcACACACGCGCGAACAGCAGTGTGAGAACGCAACCCTGCAGCAACAGTGTGGCgagcacggcggcagcatcggTTCACCCGAGCGCGGGGTCTTGGCAGGAGCACTACTTCCACCCTGCGACGCTCTGGAGCACCTTCGTCGACTACTGGAGCGTGATATGGCGCCTTGGCCTGTACGTTGCGCTCGTCACCGCGCTGCGTGCAAACCGCAAGCTGCTCATCTCCTTTGCAGGAATACGCGCTGCGATGACGGATGCGCAGGTCTCCTACCTGATGGGCTTCAGCTTCGTCTTTGACGCCCTCCTGTTCCCTCTCGGTGGCTTGATGATGGACCTACTCGGGCGTCAGTTTGCCATGATCCCCACCGTCGTCGGGCTCAGCATCGTCTTCATGTTCCTGCCCCTTTGTCGCACAGAGGGGCAGCTCTACATCGCCGCGTCAGCCTTTGGCATTGTGGACGCGCTGGGGTGCGGTATCATCATGACACTCACGGCGGATCGGGCGCCATCGCGCTACGGCGCGCCGTTCTTTGGCATCATGCGAACGGTGCAGGACGTGGGCCACCTTATTGGCGCTCGAGGTGTCTCGAGTCTGATGCGCTACTCCGGCTTCAATGTGTGCTGTTGGGTGCTAACGGCGGTCGGCTTCTTCAGTGCAATGTGGGGTGTGTACGGGGTGCCGAGCGATACAGAGACGCTTCCCGAAGCACCGCGGctggagcaggcggcggccgtAGCACATGAGTGGCGGTTGCGCAAGGCCTATTTCTACTCTCAGAGCAGCGAGGAGATAACGTCGTTGACGGCTGTGTCGgggacggcgacgccaccCACGATGACGTACGGCACCACGTCAATACCGCATCTGCGCCGTTGA